The stretch of DNA TGAAGACTTGCGCATCGCCCAGCCCCGGACGACGCTACGACAGCAGGTTGTGGAGGTGCTGCGCAAGGCCATTCTCGATTTCCAGTTCCGTCCTGGGGACCGGCTGATCGAACGGCATCTCTGCGAAATTACCGGCGTAAGCAGGACCAGCATCAGGGAAGCGCTGCGCCACCTCGAAAGTGAAGGGCTCGTCACTGTTGTTCCCCATCGCGGCCCGATGGTGTCGACTGTCTCGGTCGAGGAAGCTTCCAAGATCTACGAGGTGCGGGCGGCGCTCGAAGGCCTTGCCGGACGGCTGTTTGCCGAACGCGCCGCCCAAGAAGATATCGAGCGGCTTCAGGCGGCTTTTGCGCGATTGAAGGCGCTGTTCAATCAAGGCGCAGACCCGGGGGAGGTTTCTGCTGCCACGACACACTTCTACGATGTATTCCTCGAAGGCTGCGGCAATGAAATCGTGGCGGGCCTGACCAAGTCGCTTCAGGCCAGAGTGATCCTGCTGCGCTTTCAATCCATGGCCCAGCCCGGACGCGGCGCCCGCAGTATCAGCGAGATTGAGTTGATGGTCGATGCGATCGCCCGGCGTGATCCGGATGGAGCACAGACCCTCTGCGAAGTTCACGTCCAGCGCGCCTGTGCCGCAGCTCTCGCCCATCTTCAGCGCGCCAATGCCGAGGCGGCGAAGGTTGCTGCACCTCGTTCGCCATCGCCTGCAAATGGTCGTCCGGCGAAATCGACGCCGAAGCGCGCAAAGCCCGGTGCTGCCTCGGCGAAACGGAAGAAAGCCGTTTCACGCTCGATTGTATGACAGAATACGTATTACAATATTTACAGCTGCGAGATCGCTGATTACTCTGCCCTCGGGAAAATTCAGGGGGGAGCGGAAAATGTCCGAAGCTCAGACCGGCCGACCAAAGGCGAAGCTGCTCGACGACGATAATCCATTCAAGCTCGCGGTGTTCGCCTTCAACGTGAGCGGCGCCACCTCGCTGACCTCCGCTGAAGGAAGGATCGAGGTCACTTGGCCCGAGACGGTGCATATCGCCACCACGGCCGAAAGGCTCAATTTCGATGCGGTCATTCCGGTATCACGCTGGAAAGGTTTCGGCGGGGTCAACAATCAGAATGATCGCGCCTTCGAGACCTTGAGCTGGGCAGCCGGTATCGCTGCCATCACCTCCTCGATCCAGGTCTTCGCGACGGTTCATGTGCCCACCATCCATCCGGTGCGATTGGCAAAGGAAGCCGCCACCATCGACCATATTTCCAACGGCCGGTTCGGCCTCAATGTCGTGGCGGGCTGGCACGACAAGGAAGTCGAGATGTTCGGCACGAAGGTTGCCGATCACGCCGCGCGCTATGCCATGTCGGATGAATGGCTGACCATCGTGAAACGGATCTGGGCGGAGGACACATTCGATTTCGAGGGCCAGTTCTTCAGGGTGCCCGGCGCCCATGGCGAGCCAAGGCCGATCCAGCGTCCGTATCCCGTGCTGATGAGCGCGGGCTCGAGCCCCGCCGGCCGCGACTTCGCCGCGCGGCATACGGAAATAAACTTCATCATGTTCGATAGTTACGAGAAGGCCGCCCAGACCGTCGCCGAGATCAAGGCCAATGCGCGCGAGAAATATGGCCGCGAGGTCAAGGTCATGACCATGGCGACCATCGCCTGCGCCGATACGGAGCAGGAGGCGAAAGACTATTTCGAATATTGCGTCACCGAGAAGGGTGATTGGGAGACCGTCAGAGGCATCCTCGGCACGCTCGACCGCAATTCACAGAGCGTGAATTATAAGGCTGACGACATGGCGCGCCGCTACATCGCGGGCTATGGCGCCGTGCCTCTGGTCGGCAGTCCCACGCAGGTGGCAGAAGGCTTTCGTCGCCTGGCGGAGACGGGCCTGGACGGTGTGACGGTCACCTGGGTGGACTTCCGCAAAGGTCTCGAGATCTACGAGCACAAGCTGCTGCCGCTCCTGCGCGAGGCGGGCTTGCGATCATGATCAGGGCCCTCTGAGGCGGATCGACCGGCCGATCCCGCGACGGGGCTGGACCTCGCATGCGCGCTGATCGATGATCAAGCGCGCATCAATCTCGGGGTTCTTCCATGAAAATACCGGAGACGCCATTTACTCTCGTGAACTGGGCCGAGCTGCCTCCAACCATTTATCCCGGCGAGACGGGACGGGCCGAGTGGCGCGAGATCAATCTCGGTGACCTCAGGATCAGGCAGGTCGCTTATTCCCCCGATTATGTTGCCGACCACTGGTGTGATCGTGGCCACATTCTCTATGTGCTGAGCGGTGAGCTGACCATTGAGCTCGGCAATGGCCGCTCCTTCATCCTTTCACCCGGCTCCAGCTTCCATGTGTCTGATTATGGCGATGCGCCCCACCGGGCCTGTTCCCGGCAGGGCGCGCTGGTGTTCATCGTGGACTGAGCCGGCCCTGGAATGCTCTATCGCTTCGGCAGATCCCCGGCGCGCTCCCGCTCCTTCAGGGCAAAGCCAATGAGGTCGAGGATGATGCGGGCGGCGACTTGGCCCGTGAGCCCCGACGTGTCGTAGCACGGCGCCACCTCGACGAGGTCGAAGCCGATCACCTTGCCCTTCTTGGCGATGCCTTCGAGCAGCGCATTCACCTCATCATAATAGAGGCCACCAGGCGAGGGTGTTCCAGTGCCCCAGGCGATCGATGGATCGATGCCATCGATGTCGATCGTCACATAATATTTGTCGCATTGAGGAATGCGATTGAGGGTCTCCTCGATGCCGGCGGCGCGGATTTGCTTGGGGCTCATGATTACACTGCCATAGGCCCGCGCGGCCTCGAAATCCGACCGTCCGCTTGAGCCGATGCCGCGGATGCCGAGCTGGGCCATGCCGGTCACATGGTCCATTTCGGATGCCCGCCGCATCGGGCTGCCATGGCCAAAGCGCTGACCCGCCCGTTCATCGACGAAATCGAGATGCGCATCGATCTGGATGATGCCGAAGGGCCCATGATCGGCCAGGCCTTGCAGGATGGGGATGGTGACCGCGTGATCACCGCCAATGCCGACCACCATACCGCCGCGATCCGCAATGGCCTTCACCGCATCGCGCGTGTTCTCGAAACAGGCCTGCAGGTCCCCATGCACCATGTCCACATCGCCGCAATCGACGATCCGCCAGGGCGGGCCGAGATAGACGTCGTCACGCTCCGGATCATAGGAGCCGGAAAGACCGAAGGAATAGATCGAGGATGAATCGCGCACGCCGCGCGGCCCCATCTTGGCCCCCGAGCGGTATTGGGTGGTCATGTCGAAGGGAATGCCGAGAATGCCCACATCGGCATTGAAGGTCGATAGATCCGTTACGATCGGGAACTTCCCGAACGACGTGATGCCCGTATAGGGCAGGTTGAGTTTTGGCCGTGCCATGCTTTGTCTCCTCCCTGGTTGGATCAGTGAATGGTCGCGATCTGCTCGCGACCGCGTTCGAGGCGGCGGAACCGGCTGGTTCGGCGTTCGATGAGGTCGAGGGCTCCGGCAACGGCGGCCGTCAGAGCCCAATAGAGAAGCGCAATGGTGAGAAAGACTTCCGCCGGGGCGAAGGTGCGGCCGATGATCATCTGCGAGATATAGGTGAGCTCGGCAACCGTAATGATCGACAGCACCGCCGATTCCTTGATCAGTGTGATCGTTAGATTGGCGGATGCGGGAATGAGATAGCCCAGAAGCTGCGGAAAGATCACCTTGCGGAAGGCTAATCCCCGATGCATGCCCAGCGCGGTTGCGGCCTCGCGCTGACCAGCCGGCACCGAGAGAATGGCGCCGCGGACAATCTCAGCGAAATAGCCGCTGGCATAGACGGCGAGCATGGCAATGCCCACCACCTGCGGGCTCAAGCGAATGCCAAGGAAGGGCAGGCCGAAAAACACGAGAAAGATCTGGATCAGGAACGGGATGTTGCGGACGAGCTCGATGAGAGCGAGGGCTGGCAAAGCGAGAATGCGCCGGCCCGATAATAGGGCGAGCGCCAAAAGGACCCCGCCGATGAAGCCCAGGGGCAGGGCGGCTGCGCAGATCGCCACGGTGACGAGAAGCCCATGGGCAAACAGCCCCGCATTACCCAGGATGACGGAAGGATCGAAACTCATGCGCCCACCGCTCGCATGCGGGCATCGAGCCGGCGCGTCAGCATGCTGAGGCTGAACAGCATGATGAAATAGAGCACGGCCGCTGCCGCAAAGGCCTGAATCGGCTGGTAAGTCACGTTCATCACGTTCTGGGCTGTGCGGGTGAGCTCGACCACGGTGATAACCGAGAGCAGGGGTGACGCCTTCACCAGCATGGTGAACTCGTTCATCAGCGGCGGGATGGTGAGCCGCACCACCTGGGGCAGAATGACTTGCCCCCAGGTGATGGCGCGCGGCAGCGCCAGCGCCCTGGCGGCCTCATATTGTCCTGGCGGAATGGCGCTGAGGCCCGCCCGGATGATTTCGGTGACGAAGGCCGCGCTGTTGAGGCTCAGCGCCAGGACGCCCGCAACCAGCGGCGGCAGGTCTATGCCGGTGAGCCCTGGGAGGCCGTAATAGACAAGGAAAATCTGCACAAGGATGGGCGTGCCACGGATGAAGCTCATATAGGTTTTGGCGAGCCAGCGCAGCCAAGCCCATGGCGCGGCGCGCATGGCCGTCAGCGCAAGGCCGAAGATCACGCCGAAGATGGCGCCGAGCAGCGAAACCAGCAGTGTGACCACCGCGCCCTGGAGGAACAGCGGCATTTCGGCAAGCGTGGCGCTGATCTGGAAGCCAGCCATGGGATCACCTCACGTACACCCTGTCCAGCAGGGGAGGTGGCTCAACACTTGCTCCTCAGAGAGCGCCTTCGGGGAGATAGCCTTCCTTCGGCGTGGCGAAGGTGAAGCCGAACCACTTCATCTGCCACTCCTTCAGTTTGCCGCTGTCGTTCAGCGCATCGATCTTGCTATTGATGTACTCGCGCACATCCTTGTCTTCCGGACGGGTGACCCAGGCGAGATATTGTGGCTCACCGATCGTCCCGACGACACGGAACGTATCGGGCTGCTTCTTCATCAGCACCGCCGCTGTGGGCGAGGCGAGCACGATCGCATCCACCTGCCCCGAGGCAAGCGCCACGTGGGTTTCCGGGAATGCCGTATAGAGCTTGAGCTCCGCATAGCCTTCCCCGCCCTTTTCCTTCAGCGATGCGCTATGGGCTTCCGCGACCGGCTGGGGTGATGATGCCATTTGGGTGGCGACCACCTTGCCATTGAGGTCATCGGGGCTCTTGATATCGTCTTCATCGGCGCGCACCACGATCACATTGTCGAAGCTGCCGATCGGACGGGTATAGGCGTATTTGGCGGCCCGCTCCGCATTGATGCCCACCGATGTGGCCACGAAATCGAATTTCTTGGCGAGCAGGCCGGGCAGGATGCCCTGGAACGGCAGGTTCAGCTGGTTGAGCTCAACCCCGAGATCGGCGACGATGGCATTGAGGATATCCTTGTTATAGCCGACGATCTTGCCGTCCTGCACGAATTCGAATGGCTCGAGGGCGGCCTCGGTCCCGACGGTGAGCTTGCCGCGCTCCTTGATCTCTGCGAGAAGGCCATCCGCATGGGCCGCGCCGATCGTGGACAGGGCAAGCAACAGACCGGCGACCGCCGCCATTCCATTCCGAACTGTTCGCGCGATCATTTCTTTCTCCTCCCGGCAAAACTGGCGACGAATCTTGCCGCCTCTTCTTTTAATGCATGCGCATCCTTGACCACGCCGTGATGCTTGTAGACACGGCCGATCATGAAGCTTTCGGTATCGGTGATGCCATCGAGGCTCTTGAGCTCATCGAGCAGGAAGCTGTGCAGCTCCGCGGTTGATCCAAGCGTCAGCTCGATGATCAGGTCATAAGGTCCCGTCATCGAATAGACCCGCTCGACGAAATCATAGGACGCGAGCCGAGCCGCCACCTCGTCCAGATGCTTGCGCGCAACCTCGAGCCCGATGATCGCCGCGACGCCTTTGCCACGGCGCAACGGGTCCGTCATGGCTTTCACCGCAATGACGCCATCCTCGATCAGCCGGCGCAGCTTCTTGCGGGCGGTGGCTTCCGTGACGCCCACGCGCCGTGCGAGCTCGACGGTCGAAAGTCGGCCATCTTCGCTGAGCGCCCCGATGATGGCCTGCTCCACGGCATCCAGCTCACCGCTTATGTCGGTTTCCAGCATTGTAATGGTTGCTCGATGCGCCTTTCAAGCAATCAGGCTAGCCAAACGTGCTGTAATCCGTCAATTGGTTCTCGCTATTTTCCTGTGGCAAGTTCCTCAAGAATGCTCCGTGCCGCCTCTGCCATGACCCGCAAGCCGGCGATGATGTCCTCCGGAGCGGTGTTTTCCTCCGGCGTGTGGCTGCGCCCGCCGATGCTGGGCACGAACAGCATACCGGCGGGGATCAGCCCTGCGAGGCTCATCGCATCATGCCCCGCGCCACTCGTCATTGTCCTGGCGCTGAGTTGAAGCCGCTCGGCTGCGCCGGCCAAATGCGCGATCATGCTGGGCGCCATGGCGGCCGGACGCTCGCGCCCGGCTGGCGCTACGGATGCGGTCGCCCGGGCCTGGAGAGCGGCCTCATTCGCAAGTTCGCCAACCGCAACAGCGATCTGGTCGAGCATCTCCGTGGATGGGCTGCGATATTCCACGAGCAATTCGGCACGTTCTGGCACCACATTGAAAGCCCCCGGCGCGATGCTGGCGCCACCCAGGTTGAACACGCAACCCGCACCGCCCTTGGTCAGCGCAAACGCGCGGAAAGCGGTCGCGAAGGCAAACAGCGCCTGAGCGGCATCGGATCTCGCATCCATCGGCGTTGTGCCCGCATGATCGGCGCGACCATGGAACGTCACCCGTGCCCGTCCGATCCCCACGATATCGGTGACGATGCCCACGGCGCGACCTTCGGCTTCAAGCACCGGCCCTTGCTCGATGTGAAGCTCGAGAAATCCGAGATGTCGTTGCGGATCAAGCCGCGCGATCTCCGTATTGGCGAGGCCGGCAGCGGCGCGTATCTCGGCGAGTGAGCGACCATCGCGGCTGTTAACCTGCTCAACTTCATCCCAGCTGAGCGTGCCGCTGAACAGGCGGCTGCCCAGCAGGGGCACGATCGTGCCTTCCTCATCGCTGAACGACACGACCGCAATGCCGACCGGCCCCGGCGCGCCTGCGGCCATGAAGGCCCGCGCGATCTCCAGGCCCACCATGACGCCCAGCGCCCCATCGAGCCAGCCGCCCATCGGCACCGTGTCCGTATGCGAGCCGATCAGCAGATAGCGGTCGGCGCCAGGGCTATAGCCGAACACAGTGCCGATGCCGTCGATGCTTGCGACAAGGCCGGCGGCCTCCATCCGATCGCGCAGCCAGCGCCGCGCCGCCAGGTCTTCCTCACCGAGCGCGAGCCGGCTGCCGCCCTTGCCGACATCGCCGATTATGGAAAGTTCTCTGAGCTCGCGCAGCAGCCGCGCGCCATCAACATTGAGATGCATGGGGTCTCGCTATTCCCGGATGAGAGGCTGATGCGCGCAGCGGAACGAGCCGCCCACCCGGTATACAGCCTCGTATGGCGTGCGGATCACCTCGAAGCCGCGCGCCTTGAGTTCGGCTGCGACGTAATCATGCGGCTCTTCGGAGGGCATCATCACGGTGCGGTCATCGAGCACCAGATTGTTGCAGGCGAGATGCCGCTTGGCTGCTTCCTTGCCCACCACGATCCGGTCCCAATTGGCGAGATGATCGGGCAGTCCCTCGGGAAAGGCATCCATGCACACCACAGCCAGCCCCTCGCGCGGGGTCATGAGCACGCAATCAAGATGCGGGAACAGCGGATCGAGCCTCACCATCTCCACATCATAATCGGGCCCGAGCGCGTGTTGCAGCCAGCGGGCGCCCTCGGGGTTCGAGCAATTGCCGGAATGGCCCACCAGGATCTTCTTGCCGAGCACGAAGATGTCGCCCCCTTCGAGATAGCCCCAGCCCGGACCATCCGCAGTGTCATCGGCCCCGCCATCCGGCTGGGCGAAATAGCGCGCTCCCCGCTCCATGGTCGAGGCCAGGATGTGCCGCACCGAAAAACGCTGCCGCCGATGGAACAGCGAGCGCGGGGCGAGCTCGATGACATTATTGCCGATGGTCACGAACGGATCGCGCAGCCATGGCGTCATGCAGCCATGGTTCTCACCGCGCGGGAAGGCGAGGTTGGCCTCGCTCAATCGCCGCGGCTGATGGATTTTGATGCCAAGGCCGCTCAGCAGGGCTACCGCGCCGCCGAGCTGCGACTTGAAGGCGGC from Rhodoligotrophos sp. CJ14 encodes:
- a CDS encoding LLM class flavin-dependent oxidoreductase, with protein sequence MSEAQTGRPKAKLLDDDNPFKLAVFAFNVSGATSLTSAEGRIEVTWPETVHIATTAERLNFDAVIPVSRWKGFGGVNNQNDRAFETLSWAAGIAAITSSIQVFATVHVPTIHPVRLAKEAATIDHISNGRFGLNVVAGWHDKEVEMFGTKVADHAARYAMSDEWLTIVKRIWAEDTFDFEGQFFRVPGAHGEPRPIQRPYPVLMSAGSSPAGRDFAARHTEINFIMFDSYEKAAQTVAEIKANAREKYGREVKVMTMATIACADTEQEAKDYFEYCVTEKGDWETVRGILGTLDRNSQSVNYKADDMARRYIAGYGAVPLVGSPTQVAEGFRRLAETGLDGVTVTWVDFRKGLEIYEHKLLPLLREAGLRS
- a CDS encoding amino acid ABC transporter permease, which translates into the protein MAGFQISATLAEMPLFLQGAVVTLLVSLLGAIFGVIFGLALTAMRAAPWAWLRWLAKTYMSFIRGTPILVQIFLVYYGLPGLTGIDLPPLVAGVLALSLNSAAFVTEIIRAGLSAIPPGQYEAARALALPRAITWGQVILPQVVRLTIPPLMNEFTMLVKASPLLSVITVVELTRTAQNVMNVTYQPIQAFAAAAVLYFIMLFSLSMLTRRLDARMRAVGA
- a CDS encoding GntR family transcriptional regulator gives rise to the protein MTIPTGNFEDLRIAQPRTTLRQQVVEVLRKAILDFQFRPGDRLIERHLCEITGVSRTSIREALRHLESEGLVTVVPHRGPMVSTVSVEEASKIYEVRAALEGLAGRLFAERAAQEDIERLQAAFARLKALFNQGADPGEVSAATTHFYDVFLEGCGNEIVAGLTKSLQARVILLRFQSMAQPGRGARSISEIELMVDAIARRDPDGAQTLCEVHVQRACAAALAHLQRANAEAAKVAAPRSPSPANGRPAKSTPKRAKPGAASAKRKKAVSRSIV
- a CDS encoding DHCW motif cupin fold protein codes for the protein MKIPETPFTLVNWAELPPTIYPGETGRAEWREINLGDLRIRQVAYSPDYVADHWCDRGHILYVLSGELTIELGNGRSFILSPGSSFHVSDYGDAPHRACSRQGALVFIVD
- a CDS encoding Lrp/AsnC family transcriptional regulator, which gives rise to MLETDISGELDAVEQAIIGALSEDGRLSTVELARRVGVTEATARKKLRRLIEDGVIAVKAMTDPLRRGKGVAAIIGLEVARKHLDEVAARLASYDFVERVYSMTGPYDLIIELTLGSTAELHSFLLDELKSLDGITDTESFMIGRVYKHHGVVKDAHALKEEAARFVASFAGRRKK
- the speB gene encoding agmatinase; this encodes MARPKLNLPYTGITSFGKFPIVTDLSTFNADVGILGIPFDMTTQYRSGAKMGPRGVRDSSSIYSFGLSGSYDPERDDVYLGPPWRIVDCGDVDMVHGDLQACFENTRDAVKAIADRGGMVVGIGGDHAVTIPILQGLADHGPFGIIQIDAHLDFVDERAGQRFGHGSPMRRASEMDHVTGMAQLGIRGIGSSGRSDFEAARAYGSVIMSPKQIRAAGIEETLNRIPQCDKYYVTIDIDGIDPSIAWGTGTPSPGGLYYDEVNALLEGIAKKGKVIGFDLVEVAPCYDTSGLTGQVAARIILDLIGFALKERERAGDLPKR
- a CDS encoding transporter substrate-binding domain-containing protein, with amino-acid sequence MIARTVRNGMAAVAGLLLALSTIGAAHADGLLAEIKERGKLTVGTEAALEPFEFVQDGKIVGYNKDILNAIVADLGVELNQLNLPFQGILPGLLAKKFDFVATSVGINAERAAKYAYTRPIGSFDNVIVVRADEDDIKSPDDLNGKVVATQMASSPQPVAEAHSASLKEKGGEGYAELKLYTAFPETHVALASGQVDAIVLASPTAAVLMKKQPDTFRVVGTIGEPQYLAWVTRPEDKDVREYINSKIDALNDSGKLKEWQMKWFGFTFATPKEGYLPEGAL
- a CDS encoding amino acid ABC transporter permease, with amino-acid sequence MSFDPSVILGNAGLFAHGLLVTVAICAAALPLGFIGGVLLALALLSGRRILALPALALIELVRNIPFLIQIFLVFFGLPFLGIRLSPQVVGIAMLAVYASGYFAEIVRGAILSVPAGQREAATALGMHRGLAFRKVIFPQLLGYLIPASANLTITLIKESAVLSIITVAELTYISQMIIGRTFAPAEVFLTIALLYWALTAAVAGALDLIERRTSRFRRLERGREQIATIH
- a CDS encoding M20 family metallo-hydrolase, which produces MHLNVDGARLLRELRELSIIGDVGKGGSRLALGEEDLAARRWLRDRMEAAGLVASIDGIGTVFGYSPGADRYLLIGSHTDTVPMGGWLDGALGVMVGLEIARAFMAAGAPGPVGIAVVSFSDEEGTIVPLLGSRLFSGTLSWDEVEQVNSRDGRSLAEIRAAAGLANTEIARLDPQRHLGFLELHIEQGPVLEAEGRAVGIVTDIVGIGRARVTFHGRADHAGTTPMDARSDAAQALFAFATAFRAFALTKGGAGCVFNLGGASIAPGAFNVVPERAELLVEYRSPSTEMLDQIAVAVGELANEAALQARATASVAPAGRERPAAMAPSMIAHLAGAAERLQLSARTMTSGAGHDAMSLAGLIPAGMLFVPSIGGRSHTPEENTAPEDIIAGLRVMAEAARSILEELATGK